A window of Desulfobacterales bacterium contains these coding sequences:
- a CDS encoding AbrB/MazE/SpoVT family DNA-binding domain-containing protein — protein MLVTIDKRGSINLPASVRKDLGIRSGTHLELTVAPGGAITLFPVEIYRSIKLSDAGTLKIKEARESEPATFPEWFDEELADAGTDTE, from the coding sequence ATGCTCGTAACCATCGACAAAAGAGGCAGTATCAATTTGCCGGCTTCCGTGCGAAAGGATTTAGGTATCCGGTCAGGAACCCACCTGGAGCTGACAGTGGCACCCGGCGGGGCCATCACGCTTTTTCCGGTTGAAATATATCGCAGTATCAAACTCAGCGATGCCGGCACATTAAAAATTAAAGAGGCTAGAGAATCCGAACCGGCCACATTCCCGGAATGGTTTGACGAGGAACTTGCCGATGCCGGAACTGATACCGAATAA
- a CDS encoding ferrous iron transport protein A, with product MRLSEMREGETAKIVGIGGEPRLRRRLLEMGLTKGSDVYIEKYAPLKDPIELIVKDFHVSLRVKEAAEIQVVRESREGPYAEKTA from the coding sequence ATGCGTTTAAGTGAGATGCGGGAAGGTGAAACCGCAAAAATTGTTGGTATCGGCGGCGAACCCAGGCTGCGCCGCCGCCTCCTGGAAATGGGGCTGACCAAAGGATCTGATGTCTATATTGAAAAATATGCCCCCCTGAAAGATCCCATAGAGCTTATTGTCAAGGATTTTCACGTGTCCCTCAGGGTAAAGGAGGCAGCGGAGATTCAGGTGGTCAGGGAAAGCCGCGAGGGGCCATATGCCGAAAAAACTGCTTAG
- the feoB gene encoding ferrous iron transport protein B, with protein sequence MPKKLLRVALAGNPNSGKTTIFNKLTGTRQKVGNWPGVTVEKKEGEIHRSGYDIKVIDLPGTYSLTPFSIEEIVARDFILEENPDVVIDIIDASNLERSLYLANQLRELDCNVIFALNMADLAKSRGIHIDAETMSELLGVPVVFTVGNKGEGLDELIQTVIDQAESSSGTPDERKVRYSKDIEAAIAEIKDAVNEHTDESFPYNPRWIAVKLLEDDQIVQERLRQKMGAGAESVIEVAQKLRGQLMGRFDEDVEIVMTDERYGFIAGIMREAVTHTSLRRVDVSRNIDLVLTNRFLGFPIFIFFIWAMFQITFTLGAYPMEWIDAGVGLLSGFVGGLLPDGMVKDLLVNGVIAGVGSIIIFLPNILLLFFCISLFEDTGYMSRAAFLMDKIMHLIGLHGKSFIPMLMGFGCNVPAIMATRTLESRKDRILTIMITPFMSCSARLPVYIVLAGTFFAAKAGTVIFGLYLLGIVVAILTGRLFRSVLLRGVEAPFVMELPPYRMPMLKSLLIHMWDRSKMFLKKMGGIILVGSVVVWALSTFPRDIDYARNYDEEITRIQAVYAEKISEAPAGEAAVLESEQQELIQDVKKARSVEKARKSYIGRIGHVVAPVFEPIGIDWRGSVSLLTGFVAKEIVVSTMGVLYAVDEGDAESEVLRNALLNSGMTALSAFSMMIFVLLYVPCLATVAVIARETGSARWAFFNVAYTTGVAWIASFIVYQGGLALGFA encoded by the coding sequence ATGCCGAAAAAACTGCTTAGGGTCGCGCTTGCCGGCAATCCCAATTCAGGTAAAACCACCATATTTAACAAGCTGACCGGCACCCGCCAGAAGGTGGGCAACTGGCCGGGCGTGACGGTGGAGAAAAAAGAAGGGGAAATCCACCGCAGCGGCTATGATATTAAAGTCATCGACCTGCCGGGCACCTACAGCCTCACCCCGTTTTCCATTGAAGAGATCGTGGCCCGGGATTTTATCCTTGAAGAAAATCCCGATGTGGTCATCGATATTATCGACGCCTCCAACCTGGAGCGAAGCCTTTATCTGGCCAACCAGCTTCGCGAGCTGGACTGCAACGTCATCTTTGCTTTGAATATGGCGGATCTGGCCAAATCCCGGGGCATCCATATCGATGCGGAAACCATGTCCGAGCTTTTGGGCGTACCGGTGGTATTTACGGTTGGCAACAAAGGGGAAGGGCTGGACGAGCTGATCCAGACCGTCATTGATCAGGCGGAATCCTCAAGCGGCACCCCGGATGAACGTAAAGTCAGATACAGCAAGGATATTGAGGCGGCGATTGCCGAAATAAAAGATGCGGTCAATGAACACACCGATGAATCATTTCCCTACAATCCGCGCTGGATAGCGGTCAAGCTCCTGGAAGACGACCAAATCGTCCAGGAAAGGCTCCGGCAGAAAATGGGGGCGGGCGCAGAGTCGGTGATTGAAGTCGCCCAAAAGCTTCGCGGCCAACTGATGGGCCGGTTTGACGAGGACGTGGAAATCGTGATGACCGATGAGCGCTACGGGTTTATTGCCGGCATCATGCGGGAGGCGGTCACCCACACCAGCCTGCGGCGGGTCGATGTCTCACGGAACATCGACCTGGTGCTGACCAACCGGTTTCTGGGGTTTCCGATTTTTATCTTTTTTATCTGGGCCATGTTCCAGATTACGTTTACCCTGGGCGCCTACCCCATGGAATGGATTGATGCCGGGGTCGGGCTTTTATCCGGTTTTGTGGGCGGGCTGCTGCCGGACGGGATGGTCAAGGATTTGCTGGTCAACGGCGTGATCGCCGGCGTGGGGAGCATCATTATTTTTCTTCCCAATATCCTGCTGCTGTTTTTCTGCATTTCGCTTTTTGAGGATACCGGCTACATGTCCCGGGCCGCGTTTTTAATGGACAAGATCATGCATTTGATCGGGCTGCACGGCAAATCCTTCATCCCCATGCTCATGGGCTTTGGCTGCAATGTGCCGGCGATTATGGCCACGCGGACCCTTGAGAGCCGAAAAGACCGAATTCTGACCATCATGATCACCCCGTTTATGTCCTGCTCAGCCAGGCTTCCCGTCTATATTGTGCTGGCCGGCACTTTTTTTGCCGCAAAGGCAGGCACCGTCATCTTCGGGCTTTACCTGCTGGGAATTGTGGTGGCCATATTGACCGGCCGCTTGTTCCGCTCTGTTCTGCTGCGGGGGGTTGAGGCGCCGTTTGTGATGGAGCTGCCGCCCTACCGGATGCCGATGTTAAAGAGTCTGCTCATCCACATGTGGGATCGGAGCAAGATGTTTTTAAAGAAAATGGGCGGTATCATTCTGGTGGGATCGGTGGTGGTCTGGGCACTGTCCACGTTTCCCCGGGATATTGACTATGCCCGGAATTATGATGAAGAAATCACACGCATCCAGGCGGTTTATGCGGAAAAAATCAGCGAGGCCCCGGCGGGAGAGGCTGCGGTATTGGAAAGCGAACAGCAGGAACTTATCCAGGATGTTAAAAAAGCCCGTTCCGTTGAAAAGGCGCGTAAATCATACATCGGGCGGATCGGCCACGTGGTTGCGCCGGTATTTGAGCCTATTGGCATAGACTGGCGGGGAAGTGTTTCTCTTTTAACCGGGTTTGTGGCCAAGGAGATTGTGGTGAGCACCATGGGGGTTTTGTATGCCGTGGATGAGGGTGACGCGGAATCCGAGGTGCTTCGCAATGCCCTTCTCAATTCCGGCATGACAGCGCTTTCCGCGTTTTCCATGATGATTTTTGTGCTGCTCTATGTGCCCTGTCTGGCCACTGTCGCCGTGATTGCCCGGGAGACCGGCTCGGCCAGGTGGGCGTTTTTTAATGTGGCCTACACCACGGGTGTTGCCTGGATTGCATCGTTTATTGTCTATCAGGGCGGGCTGGCGTTAGGATTTGCTTAG
- a CDS encoding carboxyl transferase domain-containing protein: MEAIKSRVNVNSSEYRTNYSHMASLVEDLNNEINRAARERPKENLDRLAAEGKLTCRERIDLLLDHNTPFLEIAPLAGRDMYDGKIHGAGIVAGIGVVSGKETLIHAFDPSLIGGNIYPIAIKKTLRCQQIALENRLPIVYLLDSLVPYLPLEFEVFPDVADGGRVYYNQAMLSKKGIPQIAGVFGVCTAGDAYIAAMSDEVVHVKGNGAIFLGSPPVVKAVTGETVTAEELGGADMHCKKSGVSDYCAADDAEAIHIIRNITKNLPAVEKTKVSMQVPAPPAYDPREIYGIVSRDLSRPYEVREVIARIVDKSEFLEFKPLYGQTLVCGWAYIHGYPVGILANNGVLFSEGAEKAAQFIQICDRRQTPLVFLQNISGFMVGKAYERGGITKHSQKMLNAVATATVPKFTVMMGASYGAGNYGMCGRGCGPRFLWNWPNTEIGVISGRKAAEMLVTTKNDQLTNAGEPPMTQNEAKAIRKRIIEKAAQEGNAYNSTAKIGDDGIIDPAKTRDVLGLSISAALNAPIRDDVMGYGNFRM; encoded by the coding sequence ATGGAAGCCATCAAAAGCCGGGTCAATGTCAACAGCTCGGAATACCGAACCAATTACAGCCACATGGCATCCCTGGTCGAGGATTTAAATAACGAAATAAACCGGGCCGCCCGGGAGCGCCCCAAGGAAAACCTGGACCGTCTGGCCGCAGAGGGCAAACTCACCTGCCGGGAGCGGATTGATCTGCTGCTGGATCACAACACCCCGTTTCTTGAGATCGCCCCGCTGGCCGGGCGGGATATGTATGACGGCAAAATTCACGGCGCGGGCATCGTTGCCGGCATCGGTGTGGTTTCCGGAAAGGAGACCCTTATCCATGCATTCGATCCCTCCCTTATTGGCGGCAACATCTACCCCATTGCCATCAAGAAAACCCTGCGCTGCCAGCAGATTGCGCTCGAAAACCGGCTCCCCATCGTCTATCTGCTGGACTCCCTGGTCCCCTACCTGCCCCTGGAATTCGAGGTCTTCCCGGATGTGGCCGACGGGGGGCGTGTCTATTACAACCAGGCCATGCTTTCAAAAAAGGGAATCCCGCAAATCGCCGGCGTATTCGGGGTTTGCACCGCAGGGGACGCCTATATTGCCGCGATGTCGGACGAAGTGGTGCATGTCAAAGGAAACGGCGCCATCTTTTTGGGCAGCCCGCCGGTGGTCAAAGCCGTGACCGGCGAGACAGTGACCGCGGAAGAACTCGGCGGGGCGGATATGCACTGCAAAAAATCCGGGGTATCGGATTACTGTGCGGCAGATGACGCAGAGGCGATCCATATCATTCGAAACATTACGAAAAACCTGCCGGCCGTGGAAAAGACCAAGGTGTCCATGCAGGTGCCCGCTCCGCCCGCCTATGATCCCAGGGAGATTTACGGCATCGTGAGCCGCGATTTGTCCCGGCCCTATGAGGTACGCGAAGTGATTGCCCGGATCGTGGATAAAAGCGAATTTCTGGAGTTCAAGCCCCTATACGGCCAGACCCTGGTCTGCGGCTGGGCCTATATCCACGGCTATCCGGTGGGGATTCTGGCCAACAACGGGGTCCTGTTCTCCGAAGGCGCGGAAAAAGCCGCCCAGTTTATCCAGATATGCGACCGCCGGCAAACGCCCCTGGTATTTCTGCAGAACATCAGCGGGTTCATGGTGGGAAAAGCCTATGAACGGGGCGGCATCACCAAACACAGCCAGAAAATGTTAAACGCCGTGGCCACCGCCACCGTGCCGAAATTCACGGTGATGATGGGCGCCTCCTACGGGGCCGGCAATTACGGTATGTGCGGCCGGGGCTGCGGCCCGAGGTTTTTGTGGAACTGGCCCAATACGGAAATCGGGGTCATCAGCGGGAGAAAAGCCGCGGAAATGCTGGTTACCACTAAAAATGATCAGTTGACCAACGCCGGAGAGCCGCCCATGACCCAAAACGAGGCAAAGGCGATCCGCAAACGAATTATTGAGAAAGCCGCCCAGGAAGGCAATGCCTATAATTCAACCGCCAAAATCGGGGATGACGGCATTATAGACCCGGCCAAAACCCGGGATGTTCTGGGGCTTTCCATTTCCGCGGCCCTGAACGCCCCGATCCGGGATGATGTGATGGGCTACGGCAATTTCAGAATGTAG
- a CDS encoding PAS domain S-box protein, with protein MTDEKKNIPRSLSNATSFHEPSQIHEQAEQKAKSMHLSDIDAMTREEIRQIVHEMQVKQLEANLHAEQLSSQLEKTIARAELSTALDALSAHLAITNEAGTITAVNSAWRQFAHSNAAILSKTGEGVNYFDICDNAIGPDAENAAEFAKGMRAVLDGGKTDFAMEYPCHSSTEQRWFIGRVTRFAANEETRLVVVHENITMRKQAEELLRESEERFKTMFRESPVSIIVHDKKTGEIVDANEAAYTAYGFSSLDELKANEFWLDSPYSAKEALDWIHKTVSEGMQRFEWMNRKATGEVFWEQVSLRAVTINGIDRILATSVDITDRKKMEEALQKSEKKFRRLFEGSEEGILVARGGIIEFANPALERVLGYPTDKIVSDPFVSLIHPDDREMVRDRHFRRMQDQPSEESYEFRAITSDGTVKWIHINAQLIDWDDTPATLSFLHDITDRKHAEQRLMESEERMRGITESTGDAIIMMDNQGAISFWNPAATEILGYRPEEAIGQDLHEMLAPERYHEAVKSNLPAFLETGWGNLVGKKLELSALNKNGHEIAVALTLSAVFLQGQWHAVGVLRDITEQKNMEKDLTRLADTDDLTGLFNRRVFLERLAHEISRCKRYGKAAVLMMLDLDHFKKVNDTYGHAGGDMVLREFARILMETVRETDVSGRMGGEEFAVLLPETTIDAAMPVARRILHLIRESAVVIDGEEIRFTASIGLAQVHADDTHPEPMLARADAAMYQAKDKGRDRAEIKN; from the coding sequence ATGACGGATGAAAAGAAAAACATCCCCCGATCACTATCCAACGCGACCTCATTCCATGAGCCTTCACAAATCCACGAACAAGCAGAGCAAAAGGCCAAATCCATGCACCTTTCCGACATAGATGCCATGACGCGTGAAGAAATTCGGCAAATCGTTCATGAAATGCAGGTAAAGCAGCTCGAGGCCAATCTGCATGCCGAGCAATTGAGCAGCCAGCTTGAAAAAACCATTGCCCGGGCCGAGCTTTCGACGGCGTTGGACGCACTTTCTGCGCACCTGGCGATTACCAATGAAGCGGGAACAATTACAGCCGTAAACAGCGCCTGGAGACAATTTGCCCATTCTAACGCGGCAATATTGTCCAAAACTGGTGAAGGTGTCAATTATTTTGATATATGCGACAACGCGATCGGCCCTGATGCCGAAAATGCCGCTGAATTTGCCAAAGGCATGCGAGCTGTTCTGGATGGCGGAAAAACCGATTTTGCGATGGAATATCCCTGTCATTCGAGCACAGAGCAGAGATGGTTTATCGGAAGGGTAACCCGGTTCGCGGCCAATGAGGAAACACGGCTGGTTGTCGTGCACGAAAATATAACGATGCGCAAGCAGGCCGAAGAGTTGCTGCGCGAAAGCGAAGAACGGTTTAAAACCATGTTTCGGGAATCTCCGGTTTCAATAATCGTTCACGACAAGAAGACCGGCGAGATAGTAGACGCGAATGAAGCCGCCTATACTGCCTATGGATTTTCCTCGCTGGACGAACTCAAGGCCAATGAATTCTGGCTGGATTCCCCGTATTCTGCGAAAGAGGCGTTGGACTGGATTCATAAAACCGTTTCTGAAGGCATGCAGCGTTTTGAATGGATGAACCGCAAGGCAACGGGGGAAGTCTTCTGGGAGCAGGTCAGCCTGAGAGCGGTGACGATTAACGGTATCGACAGGATTCTGGCAACCAGTGTTGATATTACCGACCGGAAAAAGATGGAGGAGGCGCTGCAAAAGAGTGAAAAAAAATTCCGCCGCTTGTTTGAAGGATCAGAGGAGGGAATACTTGTAGCCCGCGGGGGTATTATCGAGTTCGCCAACCCTGCTTTGGAGCGCGTCCTGGGATATCCCACAGATAAAATTGTCTCAGACCCCTTTGTATCTCTCATCCATCCTGATGATCGGGAAATGGTTCGTGATCGACACTTCAGGCGGATGCAGGACCAACCTTCTGAGGAATCCTATGAATTCAGGGCTATTACCTCGGACGGGACTGTAAAATGGATCCATATAAATGCTCAGCTTATCGACTGGGATGACACCCCGGCAACCCTGAGCTTTCTCCATGACATCACGGATCGAAAGCATGCCGAACAGCGATTAATGGAAAGCGAAGAGCGGATGCGGGGCATTACGGAGTCAACAGGGGATGCGATCATCATGATGGATAACCAGGGCGCGATTTCTTTTTGGAATCCGGCGGCGACAGAAATACTGGGTTACCGGCCCGAAGAAGCCATCGGGCAAGACCTGCACGAAATGTTGGCGCCCGAACGCTATCATGAAGCAGTAAAATCTAACTTACCGGCGTTTCTGGAAACGGGTTGGGGCAATCTGGTGGGGAAAAAATTAGAATTGTCGGCGTTGAACAAAAATGGGCACGAGATCGCCGTTGCCCTTACGCTCTCGGCAGTTTTTCTCCAGGGGCAATGGCATGCAGTGGGTGTTCTCCGCGATATCACAGAACAGAAAAATATGGAAAAAGATCTGACCCGGCTGGCTGATACGGACGACTTGACGGGCCTTTTTAATCGCCGGGTATTTTTGGAAAGGCTTGCACATGAAATAAGCCGCTGCAAGCGTTACGGTAAGGCCGCCGTGCTGATGATGCTGGATTTGGACCATTTCAAAAAAGTCAACGACACCTATGGGCATGCCGGCGGGGATATGGTTCTTCGCGAATTTGCACGAATCCTCATGGAAACCGTTCGCGAAACGGACGTTTCCGGCCGCATGGGTGGTGAAGAATTTGCTGTGCTTTTGCCGGAAACAACAATCGATGCTGCAATGCCGGTGGCGCGACGGATTTTGCACCTGATCCGGGAAAGTGCTGTAGTGATAGATGGCGAAGAGATCCGATTTACTGCCAGCATCGGCCTGGCACAGGTGCATGCAGATGACACCCACCCGGAGCCCATGCTTGCAAGGGCAGATGCGGCCATGTATCAGGCCAAGGACAAGGGACGGGATAGAGCGGAAATAAAAAATTGA
- a CDS encoding transcriptional repressor, producing the protein MTQLHTYEKKQFEKLFKDEHVDRFEDRYKVLEVFLKTESHVTAAELLERLKAQGDDFSPDFVEETLQFMCHFGFAQKIRFENGDVRYEHRHLGQHHDHMICTKCGKIIEFKNDKLEELQSRIVSDYGFHMLQHQMNIYGICSECMETRNQSMPLIMAKPGERLKIKEFIGGHNARMRLLSMGFRVDDRIEVISNTGSGQLVVALDFNRYVLGRGLAQKIIVVPETASEK; encoded by the coding sequence ATGACACAGCTCCATACATATGAGAAAAAGCAGTTTGAAAAACTGTTTAAAGACGAACATGTTGATCGCTTTGAGGATCGCTATAAGGTTCTCGAAGTTTTTTTAAAAACCGAAAGCCATGTGACAGCGGCTGAGCTGCTTGAGCGGCTCAAGGCGCAGGGGGACGATTTTTCTCCGGACTTTGTGGAGGAGACGCTGCAGTTCATGTGCCATTTCGGTTTTGCCCAGAAAATCCGGTTTGAAAACGGGGATGTCCGATATGAGCACCGCCATCTGGGGCAGCATCATGACCATATGATCTGTACCAAATGCGGCAAGATTATTGAATTCAAAAATGATAAGCTCGAAGAGCTCCAGTCACGGATTGTATCGGACTACGGATTTCACATGCTGCAGCATCAGATGAACATATACGGCATCTGTTCCGAATGCATGGAGACCCGGAATCAGTCCATGCCCCTGATTATGGCCAAACCGGGCGAGCGGCTGAAAATAAAGGAATTTATCGGCGGCCACAATGCCCGGATGCGGCTTTTGAGCATGGGCTTTCGGGTGGATGACCGCATCGAGGTCATCAGTAATACGGGCAGCGGCCAGCTGGTGGTGGCCCTGGATTTCAACCGATACGTATTGGGCCGCGGCCTGGCACAGAAGATTATTGTTGTGCCGGAAACGGCATCTGAAAAATAG
- a CDS encoding SidJ-related pseudokinase, whose amino-acid sequence MYTWNLESERLEAETYLSGRRADFTATYMKVANLQFIIEQQPEIIQPGTINALCCVLEGNEHKSQRQVFFLFKKAAEGLAAIICQAATAELADQARKTLTHILCTHTGPAFRAAAEAMGALPISINPPAFDCSQPPDPAVQPVQHLADLLGKGPPRAMRWMGRNLVLSLSENSGERLVFKFARSGQPLSDLTLETRWMRFMAALELPAAYRFGIPKPLARPEHLIYRFHPDALDIPVSLDIDKNRYAIGFSVPKAYFQYPNHAAEAKIPDIDACCSILCKNARTLGRLASLGIIHTAPIPLFHNRVQRHRREDHGLYEWRRGGRLDQWLASCRYPNIGASGIRDFEHFIAFNGPGRRLYDHIGAHVFSLILIAGSYFRNLDETRIGLDENGAPIDVRALFDRKWLTRVLSEIFDNYYSGFTGLHYESPYPCDLEHLSRRLIEEMGVDRHMEETLRVAEQNSMTGDEFHAFLANRGFTKEQIADAEKGEADITILTGPHLGGFNQRISIPELTEYTAALSALCIMDRYWQSK is encoded by the coding sequence ATGTACACCTGGAACCTGGAAAGTGAACGGCTTGAGGCCGAAACCTATCTTTCGGGCCGGCGGGCGGATTTCACCGCCACCTACATGAAGGTGGCCAACCTTCAGTTTATTATCGAGCAGCAGCCGGAAATCATTCAGCCGGGCACTATCAACGCCCTGTGCTGCGTACTTGAGGGCAACGAGCACAAAAGCCAGCGGCAGGTATTCTTTCTTTTTAAAAAAGCGGCAGAGGGTCTTGCCGCGATCATCTGCCAGGCCGCCACCGCTGAACTGGCAGATCAGGCGCGAAAGACCCTTACCCATATCCTGTGCACCCACACCGGCCCGGCCTTCCGCGCAGCCGCCGAAGCCATGGGCGCTTTGCCGATAAGCATCAATCCCCCGGCATTTGACTGCTCCCAGCCGCCCGACCCGGCCGTTCAGCCGGTGCAGCATCTGGCGGATCTCCTGGGCAAAGGGCCGCCCCGCGCCATGCGATGGATGGGCCGAAACCTGGTGCTATCCCTGTCGGAGAATTCCGGTGAGCGGCTGGTTTTCAAATTCGCACGATCCGGCCAGCCCCTCTCCGATCTGACCCTGGAAACCCGGTGGATGCGTTTTATGGCGGCTCTTGAGCTGCCCGCCGCCTACCGGTTTGGCATCCCCAAGCCCCTGGCCCGGCCCGAACATCTGATCTACCGGTTTCATCCCGACGCTCTGGATATTCCGGTATCCCTGGATATTGATAAAAACCGCTATGCCATCGGGTTTTCGGTGCCCAAGGCCTATTTCCAATATCCCAATCATGCCGCAGAGGCTAAAATCCCTGACATTGACGCCTGTTGCTCCATTTTATGCAAAAACGCCCGAACTTTGGGCCGCCTGGCCAGCCTCGGCATTATCCATACCGCGCCCATTCCGCTTTTCCATAACCGGGTCCAGCGCCACCGCCGCGAGGATCACGGCCTCTATGAATGGCGGCGGGGCGGGCGCCTGGACCAGTGGCTGGCCTCGTGCCGCTACCCCAACATCGGGGCCAGCGGCATCCGGGATTTTGAACATTTTATTGCATTTAACGGCCCGGGCCGAAGGCTCTACGACCACATCGGCGCCCATGTATTCAGCCTGATCCTGATTGCGGGCAGCTATTTCCGGAACCTGGATGAAACCCGGATCGGCCTGGATGAAAACGGCGCCCCAATAGACGTTCGGGCCTTATTCGATCGGAAATGGCTGACCCGGGTGCTGAGCGAGATATTTGACAATTATTATAGCGGCTTTACCGGACTTCACTACGAAAGCCCCTATCCCTGCGATTTGGAGCATTTAAGCCGCCGGCTCATAGAGGAAATGGGGGTGGACCGGCACATGGAGGAAACCCTGCGCGTGGCCGAACAAAATTCGATGACCGGCGATGAATTTCATGCGTTTCTGGCAAACCGTGGATTTACGAAAGAGCAGATCGCTGACGCCGAAAAAGGTGAAGCGGATATCACCATCCTCACCGGCCCGCATTTAGGCGGGTTCAACCAGCGCATCTCCATCCCGGAGCTCACCGAATACACCGCCGCCCTATCCGCCCTCTGCATTATGGACCGGTATTGGCAGTCAAAATGA
- a CDS encoding type II toxin-antitoxin system VapC family toxin — protein MDALRLSTLRGNCGRGSHSIFISPIVLGELLFGFRRGSRFEKNMAELNRFLEHPVVEIINLTEITSDRYARIAARLKEQGTPIPSNDIWIAAQTMETGAELVTFDHHFEKVNGLVYRIFEAPDT, from the coding sequence GTGGATGCGCTGCGCTTATCCACCCTACGTGGGAACTGCGGGAGGGGCTCGCATTCAATCTTTATCTCGCCTATTGTGCTGGGGGAGCTTTTGTTCGGTTTCAGAAGGGGCTCCCGATTTGAAAAGAATATGGCGGAATTAAATCGCTTCCTTGAACATCCGGTCGTAGAAATCATCAATCTGACTGAAATCACCTCAGACAGGTATGCGAGGATTGCCGCCCGGCTCAAAGAACAAGGGACGCCAATACCCTCAAACGACATTTGGATTGCCGCCCAAACCATGGAAACCGGTGCGGAACTTGTGACTTTCGATCATCATTTTGAAAAAGTTAACGGCCTGGTCTATCGGATTTTTGAGGCTCCCGATACCTGA
- the accC gene encoding acetyl-CoA carboxylase biotin carboxylase subunit, giving the protein MFKKILIANRGEIAVRIIRACREMGIATVAVFSEADEKALHVLYADEAVSLGETPAVKSYLNIDKIITAAKTTRAAAIHPGYGFLSENAEFARKCAEAGITYIGPSPEVISNLGDKTTARQIMMDSGVPVIPGTPGAISDPTVAAEEAKKIGYPVLIKAAGGGGGKGMRVVNSEKEIKDAFNRATSEATAAFGNGTVYMEKYLTAPRHVEFQILADSYGHVIHLLERECSIQRRHQKLIEETPSPALTPAMREEMGAAAVAAARAAGYVNAGTVEFLLDEDGSFYFLEVNTRLQVEHPITELVTGVDIVRRQIEIAAGQPLDMDQADVVGRGHAIECRIYAEDPENNFFPSPGKILYLHEPRGPGIRIDSGVYPTYTVPVAYDPILCKLIVWDEDREHAISRMISALCDFVLLGIKTSIPFLLKILQSERFIEGNVDTRFIETQLIHTLPSSRYTETAGLAFVGDEITRNPRTRSLTPAESRPPTPWQSLGQWRMVG; this is encoded by the coding sequence ATGTTTAAAAAAATCCTAATCGCCAACCGGGGGGAAATCGCGGTCCGCATCATCCGCGCCTGCCGGGAAATGGGAATCGCCACGGTGGCCGTATTTTCCGAGGCGGATGAAAAGGCGCTTCACGTCCTGTATGCGGATGAAGCGGTCAGCCTCGGCGAGACCCCGGCGGTCAAAAGCTACCTAAATATTGATAAAATCATCACCGCCGCCAAAACCACCCGCGCGGCGGCCATCCACCCGGGATACGGCTTTTTATCGGAAAATGCGGAGTTCGCCCGAAAATGCGCGGAGGCCGGGATTACCTACATCGGTCCCTCGCCCGAGGTCATCAGCAATTTGGGGGATAAAACCACGGCGCGACAGATTATGATGGACAGCGGCGTGCCGGTGATCCCCGGCACGCCCGGGGCCATATCCGATCCCACAGTTGCGGCCGAAGAGGCCAAAAAAATCGGCTATCCGGTCCTGATCAAGGCCGCGGGCGGCGGGGGCGGCAAAGGCATGCGGGTGGTCAACTCCGAAAAAGAAATCAAAGACGCCTTTAACCGGGCCACCAGCGAAGCCACGGCCGCATTCGGAAACGGCACGGTATACATGGAAAAATACCTCACCGCCCCCCGGCATGTCGAGTTCCAGATTCTGGCCGACAGTTACGGCCATGTGATCCACCTGCTGGAGCGGGAATGCTCGATTCAGCGCCGGCATCAGAAACTGATCGAAGAAACCCCCTCTCCGGCCCTCACCCCGGCAATGCGGGAGGAAATGGGGGCGGCCGCGGTGGCCGCGGCCCGGGCCGCCGGATACGTAAACGCCGGTACCGTGGAGTTTCTGCTGGATGAGGACGGCAGCTTCTACTTTTTAGAGGTAAACACACGGCTTCAGGTGGAACATCCCATCACTGAGCTGGTCACCGGCGTTGATATCGTCCGCCGGCAGATCGAAATCGCGGCCGGCCAGCCTCTTGATATGGACCAGGCGGACGTTGTCGGCCGTGGCCATGCCATTGAATGCCGGATATATGCCGAAGACCCGGAGAATAACTTTTTCCCGTCTCCCGGCAAAATCCTTTATCTGCACGAACCAAGAGGGCCGGGCATCCGGATCGACTCCGGGGTCTATCCCACCTATACCGTGCCCGTGGCCTATGACCCGATCCTTTGCAAACTCATCGTCTGGGACGAGGACCGGGAGCATGCGATCAGCCGCATGATCAGCGCCCTGTGCGACTTCGTGCTTTTGGGCATCAAGACATCGATCCCGTTTTTATTAAAAATCCTGCAGTCCGAGCGATTCATCGAGGGCAATGTGGATACCCGCTTTATCGAGACCCAGCTCATCCACACCCTGCCCAGCAGCCGGTATACGGAAACCGCCGGGCTTGCCTTTGTGGGCGATGAAATCACCCGTAACCCCCGCACCCGCTCGCTTACCCCGGCGGAAAGCCGGCCGCCCACGCCCTGGCAGTCCTTAGGGCAATGGCGGATGGTCGGTTAA